A region of the Pseudoprevotella muciniphila genome:
GCAAGTAGAACGATAGGATCTACAAATAAGAGTCGCTTTGCTGGAAATCTTAGTATGGATTGGAATATTTCCAAAGTGCTCTCGGCAAGTTATAAGTCTTCATTTGATTTAAGTCGCAGTAAAGGAAACAGCAATATGCTCAAGGCAGATTGGAATGGAGTGCCAATTATTTTGGACGAAAGTATCCCTAGTGCACTCAATGACCTACTTTATTCAGATGGGAAAGATTCAGAAGCTATTGATTTACAACAAAATGAAAAGAGCTTCCTCCGATGTGGCTCTGACTATCAGCATAGACTTGGGTTCAGCTATGCAAATCCTGAGTCTCGCACTTATCTGAATTTTGGGCATAAGCTCAATTTAGGTTCTGATACTCAGGAAGATATTCAAGATATTTACTATAAATACTTCAATCAAGAAGCATATCGTTCCTATGGGCTTTCTCGCACCCTTGATGCGAAAACTCACAAGAACTCTCAAGGAGTGATTTTCAGTGTCAAGCAGTACTTCACAATCAAGGGATTTAGTTTTTTTTGTCTAAGCTCAGGATATAGCTACACTCAGGACCACACGACGTATGATGGTGCCGGCTATCTAACTCATAGCAACAGTTTTATGTCTCAAACACAAAGCGTTGACGATGAAACCACTCGATTTTGGAATGAAAAGGGACATCAGCACAAAATTGATGCCGGACTTAGTATGAGTAAGGGGATTTTTGGATTTGAATTTAAACCTGAACTACATATCAAGCATTCACAATTGAACTTTCGTAAACAAAACCTTCCAGAGCTTTCTCTTCAACGAGATTACATATATTGGAATCTCATGACACTCTTGATTGCACGCTCAGCAAAATTGGGTACTGCTTATGTAAGATACCATATTGACCCTAATATACCGAGTATTCATGATCTTGTCCGTTATCCCGACAAATCAGACCCACAATATATCTTAGTAGGTAATGAAAATCTTGCAATGGGATACCGACATACCTTGGTAGGCCTTTATAATCGAAACTTTGTTCAAGAACGCGAGAAGGGTAAGCTTACTCGTACGCTACTTGTTCATACCGTTTATTCTCGACTAAGCAATGATGTAGCTAGATTCACAACCTACGATCGTAAAACGGGAGTTGCGACGGTGCAACCTGTTAATGTGTCTGGTAATTGGAATGCCAAAGCATACATAAGCTTTACAACTCCATTCGACATCGCTCAGCGTTTTTGGCTGGAAACTTCTGCCGAAGCCTTAATTACTAAGACGCGAACCTTTTCAAGCACGGAATCTTTTGAAAATGCGACTATGAATGTCAATGACAATCGCCTTTACGCTTATAAGGCTTCAATCAAGCCACGTTTAAGATTAAAGACCGTTGATTTTGCACTTGGCTATGAACTCATATTTGAGGAGAATC
Encoded here:
- a CDS encoding outer membrane beta-barrel protein yields the protein MKIKNKTISLIWITSLILFPLSGLSRTNVSNLSERDAFFQKVDTIKPQELGTATVTATRLLLVTRGDTTIYDLDALNIKESALLREAFMKLPGMSFRDGILYHNGQEVKRVLINGLDFSTKDPLLALHALPAYIMKNVKVYERQSEFTERTGIDDGQLELVADVSVRRKYMGVWTGELALGMGTDERFLGKGFGNTFTDDFRISLFGNANNINRQMWYNGDGQERAGTEQPGDNEFYTPGMTFLWKNKKSLKEKGYFKISGGLDYNKELYDREALERSESYLSDGSLFSASRTIGSTNKSRFAGNLSMDWNISKVLSASYKSSFDLSRSKGNSNMLKADWNGVPIILDESIPSALNDLLYSDGKDSEAIDLQQNEKSFLRCGSDYQHRLGFSYANPESRTYLNFGHKLNLGSDTQEDIQDIYYKYFNQEAYRSYGLSRTLDAKTHKNSQGVIFSVKQYFTIKGFSFFCLSSGYSYTQDHTTYDGAGYLTHSNSFMSQTQSVDDETTRFWNEKGHQHKIDAGLSMSKGIFGFEFKPELHIKHSQLNFRKQNLPELSLQRDYIYWNLMTLLIARSAKLGTAYVRYHIDPNIPSIHDLVRYPDKSDPQYILVGNENLAMGYRHTLVGLYNRNFVQEREKGKLTRTLLVHTVYSRLSNDVARFTTYDRKTGVATVQPVNVSGNWNAKAYISFTTPFDIAQRFWLETSAEALITKTRTFSSTESFENATMNVNDNRLYAYKASIKPRLRLKTVDFALGYELIFEENHATYLSANNKKQWQHLISGKLNWQLPFDINLEASCRYHNYGSYLTGKREHWTMLDLEMERSFLKKKNLFVALSVHDLFNNNDGFSQTYSATALTQSYERTLGRYAMLTLRYRFSSKKE